In the Necator americanus strain Aroian chromosome X, whole genome shotgun sequence genome, TCTGTGAGACAACAAAAGCGGGAAAGTTGTACGTAAATTTAAATGAGAATTAAAGCAATGCTTATCTAATCGGTTTGACCTAGTTCAAATAACGTGCCgtcaaaaaatcaacaaaaacatgACCAAGGCGATCAAATTTACTGAAAGATAAAATTAGTTtgtaaaattaagaaaatataagaatTCTGACTTCTGTTTCTCCAGGCCTCATAATTTCAACACGAAGACAGTCAGTCGTACCGACACTAAGCCGTGTAGTGCACTTCACGACTCTGGAAAAATGTACTCAATTAGATGATGAGGGAAAATTCCAGCTAACTTTACTGAATTAGAATAGATACTCACAAAtctttacagcaattaggatgTAATATTCCTTTTGAATTAGACACCGAATAGTTGCCAAGTGCATTGCATAGtactaaaaatatataaacattTCACTACGAAAAACAGTAAAACACATGCAAAACCccataaaatacaaaaacatgGGGAATTCAAGATATTCTACAAAGAGAAACTCAAAATTTGAGCAATATCGAGTATTTGCTTCGCATAAATGATCGAGAAGGTGTCACTTATATCCTGCATATTTAGGATCACTCTAAAGATCAAAACAGTACTGAGATCCCGTGCCAAATCCGAATCgggtgtaaaaaaaaatcatctgcATCACCCTGTGTTTAATTATCGCCTAAAAAGAACGGACTTTCCGTCCAATCCTATAAACAATCCCGAAGAATGAGTTCCAGTCGCACAAAAGGCGATAATACTTAGAAGTAAAGGAAGACCTATAGGATGAACATTTCATTAAATAACTattgattgaaaaagaaacatgcaAATACCATCTATCATTGTTGTTCAGAACTATTTTGTTCGAAACGAATAGTTATTAAAAACCTATGAGGATAAATGTTACCAGGACGGTAACACATAAATTATGAGGTACATGTAATCGGTTGAGGTGAAGTGACTGAACAGAATACATAATCCCGGTTTagaatttccagaaactaATCAATAACTAAATATTCTTCACGAAAAGTCTGCATTGAACATAACGAACTAATCTGATCTTctaaacaacaaaatgaaaattagaaatatatGAATTCAACTCTTTCTAAATTGAAAAACTGTTTCCTCAATCTATCAGAGTGTTTCCAAATTTAGTTCCTCTTAAAATAGTTCTTTCCTCGGAGGGGAAAACAAACATGTGGTGAAAGTGCTTACGTTGCAAAAAACACAGTACTCGCTTTCTgttgaaacgaaaaaagaaaaaaaaaagtgaatccaCATACCTTTGTACTGAATTGGATAACCGTATGGATTATAGACGGTAATAACACGTCGTGGGGAACGTTCAGAAACAGGGAATTCTATCTCGCTTACAGACAGAAATACTGGTAATCTATTGGCATCACCATCGTCCATCCCTCCtatctcctgaaaaaaaaaacaatataagaATCAACTAGTACTGTGATATTCAGTTAGTTTAGTAACTATTACAGAGAGATATATtagaatttcaaatgaaatgattATTTCAAGTAAGAGCATAATGATAATACAGGAACAAGTGCGAgtgaaaaatgtaaaactaGCGAGGCGGACGGAACCACAATGACGTCACGACACGTGATGTGAGCGAATTGCACAGTAAAAGCAAATGATCGCGAGGAATAACACATGAGATGACCAGAAGTCTCATCGAGAAAACAGAGGACATGAGAGTAGATCAAACGAATCACTTCCTCAATGTGCAATCAATACAGAGTCAGCAAACGAGGACGAGACACGTTCCACGTGGGGCGGAGAAATGCTGAGTTATATTAATCAATCATTAGGAACAATAACATGAGAAACTAatcgataaaataaataaactcgCTAACCAGCAACTCAATCATGCAGTCTATGAACTCACGAGTTTTTATCAAGCACTTCAAAGCCTGGGAAATAATCGATAATTGAAGTacccatccagaaaaaaaaaaactcgactcTCCGTTTATTCCTCCGTCTTTCACCAAAACATTGCGGACAGTATTGTTATGGAAGCGTAAGAGTGACGTCTTTGACTGCTTCCGAGAAATCGATAATACCCCGTTGGAAGGGAAGCGTTTATTCGAATTAATAAGTGTGACATTCTGcattgaaatgaatgaatgtttaCATATTTGTATATTCAGTTTAAACAAAACTATGACTGCCAAAAAGTAGATTTTTATCtcaaatatgaaatgaaaggtGGTTCTTCCTCAATTTCCGAGAATTTCAAGAGCATTCCTAATGTCGGTCACTGGATCCTCAACCTCGATGATATCGACTAACTCGATCACGATCGGAGCACTTTTTCACGTAAATTTACCAGTTTCAAACACAATAAAGGTCAGACCAGTGATGactcatccattcattttttgaagctATGCAAGTTCTCCAGCGTCCCATTTATAATTACAGATATTGACCATTATtttgaacaaagaagaaataaataaaatcaagcGTTTTcaccaataaaacaaaataaatttgttcagAAGTCAGTGTATCAACAGAGGCCAggtaatcaataaaataaaaagaaatttcaccgGAAGCGATTTGTCGTTGATCTTGTCAAGACAGGAAAATTCTGATTTGAACATCACAGAAATTGCTTGTATAGTAGATCCACAATTTGTTCAACCGGGTTGGCACGATGCGTCTTCGATTAAGGGGGCAGGGCAGGGAGAAGAACGGGTGTGTATTTAGAGAAAACAGCGCGCGTCGCCGCCTACGCATTGCGTCCACTCAGTTCAACTCTGCTCGCGACgaatacatttatttttgtagcgCATCTCCATCGTCAAACCAAAATAATCCACGAACTAACTGGTCAAATAATTGGCAAAACATTAATGgcattaattttctttgcagtttATAGATTTGTATGAAGCGCAGTCAGCGCATTTATAAACCACACaacttattcaaattttttaataagGCCAACGTCATAAAAGTATAGtggtgtcaaaacgacatgaagcacggtgcagttgcgtaagcagttgcgctcgaagcggtgcgttggagcgtagcggttaggatcgagtgaggaccacTGCTACCGACGTACATTGGccgcagttcgcgatggtcccacatcgattccgctgcttcgagcgcaaccgcttacgccactgcaccgtgcttcatgtcgttttgatcagACTATATCacgcaaattttttcttcgcacaTAATAAATTAGGGAATAATTCCTGGCTGAAAACATGAACACCCTCTCTCTTGACACCAgcttactttttcatttttttttcactgagaaAGTTATAGTTAAGTTAAGTCGTCCCCGACAAACACACTATATGTTCAACTGTATCAATTCTTCGCGTATAGAAAGTGTTAGGAAGACTGTTTTTGGTAAAGTTGACAAAGAGTGAGTTGCAACACGGTAGCTCGAGCAAGCATAAGTTAAAAGCGAGATCTCTGCatgtaaaaagaaatcaaatatgtGAAAATTCTGATGAACATAGGAAGTGGACGCCATCGATCGATAAAATTAAAGTCagacagaatttctactctgctGATGTCCCTAAAAAGGACTACATTGGAGTACACTTCTCTaacaaatcattgtataggccaatacgcaTTCATAAAAACCTCAGCCATTCCGAATTTCAGTctaacgcgttggcgcatcccaagcggattgatacgccagagactctgtcctttatccttttttcttgaattccaTCTATTTCCAATTACCACTAATATATCAAATGAGAGAAAACGAGGTCCACGACTTCCTATTGTCCTTTTTTCTGCAGCTCGTGGGATTGCGTACTTGAAATTTCCCTCTGAAATAATGCGGTGGAGCgcggcggttaggatcgaggggaaCTCTTGCTAACAGCATATACCGCggcagttcgcgacggtcccacctcgatctaAACCAGTAGTTCGatcacaccgcttcgagcgcagccgcgtaAGCAACTGCACAGCAGCTTTTATCTACCTGCTCATAAAATCTTCAGAGTAAAATTTCCTAAGCGGGTAGCACTCTTAAGAGTTATGGTTtagtcaaaacaaaataaagaacgaacagatgcgtaagcggctgcgctcgaagcggtgcagtggagcatggcggttgggatcgtgtgagGATCCTCGCCACTGCCACCTATCGCTGCAGTccaccatggtcccacctcgattccaactgccgTCTCCACCGCGCAACCACCTACGCAGCtgtccatgcttcatgtcgttttgacccgtctaTATCTCCACTGATTATTTACTCGACAAGCCGTTGCTCGTATAATTCTTAAATATGCAGTTCATTACCTGCATCACAACTTTTATCTCCGAACACACCTTCGGTCCATAAAGGAATAGCGCAGATAAGACTGCTGGTCTAGTGCCACACAACTgtttcagaaatgaaaagacGAGGCATTTTCATCTGGAGATAACAACACTTAATGTTGATTATTTGCGTCTATGGTACTacaaaaaagagtgaaatgtagttgggggcacCCATTGGCTACTTCCCCTCTTCTAgaagtaaataatgaaatcagtcgaggccctaagacctaagcatcaGTCTTACAAGATCTATGATATGAAAGCTAAAGTTactcagagaaaaaagtaagatagagcgagggaaagtccagaaataagggagcCATTGAGTGCCCTCCAACTATATCTTAGCCTTAAAAAGGAGTCTGAGATCCTCACTCCCTCAGAAGGTCAGAAATTTCCCGACAAACTACCTTAACTTACTAGTTCACGCGGGAAATCTCTCCTTGGTCAGATGACGTAGCACGGCATGATGAGGAGGGATAGGCTTCCCTCTAAAAGCGAACACCTCTTTTTATGGAACCTGCTGCCACATTCCCAAAGAATGATGATACAAATCAGATGGTCAAAAAAATGTATCATTTTGTGCTGTACACCTCACGATTCATGATTCTCCGATTACCGCCGATTTCAGCGAAGGTCCAGACACGACTCAGGGTAGCGGGGGAATTCAAAAGCAAATTTCTCGAGTTCGGCAAATTTTTGTGCCTTATTGATTGTTCATGTAGTTTGAAATAGAACGCATACGTACACGTGTTTAGGATAATTAGCATGTATGCTATCGACTTTCGTCACTAATGTCAGTTTAGATCGTTTGTGTATTATTTTGGGTCGGTATAAGCTTGTTTactccttgtttttttcccgtaATTTCCTAGATAGGTAGCTCTATGTGCGTCTTATTTCAGTTAATTCTAGACTAAATTACTGGTAATTATACTTATGAATGTTCGAGAACTACAGAAGACACTAGAATCACAACATGAACAGCTTAAACTTTacgagaaaaaactgaaaggtaatttcacatatttgtaatcgtaccttttttcttgaaacttctttttttttgaaagagtacTTATTTTAGATGTTGTACGGGCATACAAAAGCTTAGAAGCTGAAAAAACTGCCTTGCAAAAGGCTCTAAACGCGCTTTCACCTCAGGACAAAGATGAACAAAGTTCTTCCTCAACCTCTGATGAGGTATGGTGATTTCACGTGGACTTTCTCGAGAATCCTACTTTTATCTTTATGGTTATTGGGCTTTAGGGTACGgttgaaaacttgaaaagcGCAATTGCTACCCTTACACgagaaaattcaaggaaagaaGCTGCTTTTCAGAATGATAAAAGGATACTACTTGTAagttttggtgaaaaaaaaacctcgttaACTAGCTATTTGTAGAATTTATCGAATTCAAATATTCAGAATGAAAATGCATCTCTAAAAGAGCAGCTGAAAAAGAGCGCTGAAAATAATTCGAACGCTGAAAGAACTATCAAggtatttctttccttttttatttgcttggCTTTTTTAGGAGAAAATCTTGTTTACTCTTATCTTTGTTGTCGTCTAGAGTTTACAAATGAAGCTAAAGCAAATAGAGTTAGACCGTGAACGTGAACTGGTTGAACACGGTAAAGTACTGGCTGAAATGCAGTCAAGATTTGCCAAGGAACACCAGTCATTCGAAGCTGGAGCTAAGGAGGTAGATTCCTCTTTCGAATATTGTTTAGGTCTGAAGGTGATCTGCTGTTTATGTTCGAGTTGTCTAAATCTGTTCTTGTTTTGTTCACATTCATAATCTTTTGGGTTTAGAGTGCTGTTCTCTCCAAGAGAATTACCCAGAAGGACGAAGCTCTCAACCAGCTCAAAACACGTGAAGCAGAACTTCTTCGGCAGGTCTCTTCCTTAACGAAGGAGGTCAAAGAACTCACTGAGAAGGCTTATCATGTACCTTCCATTCAAATTCTTAAAGATGAGATGGCTAATTTGAAGGTATTTTCTCTCATTCttacatgtttttgtttataagTAACAATTTGCTCCAACGGATACTCGGTGTAGAAAGAATTTGAGAATGAAATCCTTGAATATTGACCGTTGTTTGCATTGATTGATGTGGAACTTTTGGTCTTTTTGACTTGCTGGGGTTTACTTCGTCCTCATTCCTGgatatgactttttttttgctaaatcgTGCTTTTCTAAGTATAGAATACTaggttttttccatttttaacacttactttttttttaaaggaaagtaTATGAATAAGCTGTGTCTTTTTATTCATCAAATTCTAATAGGTTATCGATTCTGCATGTGGTGTAACAACAGATCGATTTTATGACATTTTTCAATAAGTTGTGACTTCTATTTGATATGCATAGTTCATTTACTATGTTTTACGAATATGTCACCCTCTTTTTAATTCTAGATTGATCACGAACG is a window encoding:
- a CDS encoding hypothetical protein (NECATOR_CHRX.G21507.T1); the encoded protein is MDSCVGGCAVETAVGIEEIGGMDDGDANRLPVFLSVSEIEFPVSERSPRRVITVYNPYGYPIQYKVLCNALGNYSVSNSKGILHPNCCKDLVVKCTTRLSVGTTDCLRVEIMRPGETEVLGSRDLLLRTVSERSPAATDTTSSIMSEHEFRGDFASPRRTRSRTRDDNTASSQLACLGVAVICAIALMAPTQGDPAASESLLPHHFHLTVPQKLVAAYILGIVSILLLRPMT